The proteins below come from a single Halobacillus salinarum genomic window:
- a CDS encoding metallophosphoesterase family protein: MRYLAVSDIHGEVGKLEKVLSEASYDPKRDQLILLGDYVDRGPYSRNVVAKIQALVEMDGAIAIKGNHDDLFIRSQYDSYALELWEINGASSTLKSYEGNYDEMRNHQKWLENNLKLYYETEDYIFVHAGLEPEVPVEKQEEETMLWTRHTAEIGLGKTVIHGHTPVETIAYYHDQVDIDTGAAYGGKLTALELPNHEVYAV; the protein is encoded by the coding sequence ATGCGTTATCTTGCAGTTTCGGATATCCATGGTGAAGTTGGAAAATTGGAAAAAGTATTAAGTGAAGCCTCCTATGATCCAAAACGGGACCAATTGATTTTACTTGGAGATTATGTTGATCGCGGGCCCTATTCAAGAAATGTAGTGGCAAAGATTCAAGCGTTAGTAGAGATGGATGGGGCAATTGCCATCAAAGGGAATCACGATGATTTATTTATCAGGTCTCAATACGACTCGTATGCTCTTGAACTTTGGGAGATCAATGGAGCGTCCAGCACTCTCAAATCCTACGAAGGAAATTATGATGAAATGAGAAATCATCAAAAATGGCTGGAGAACAACTTGAAACTCTATTACGAAACAGAGGATTACATTTTTGTTCATGCTGGACTCGAGCCTGAAGTTCCAGTGGAAAAACAGGAAGAGGAAACGATGCTGTGGACAAGGCATACAGCGGAAATCGGATTGGGTAAGACCGTTATCCACGGGCATACACCAGTAGAAACGATTGCGTATTACCATGATCAAGTAGACATAGATACAGGAGCTGCTTACGGAGGTAAATTGACCGCTCTTGAACTTCCGAATCACGAAGTTTATGCAGTGTAA
- a CDS encoding ammonium transporter, producing MNIQELSTGLDTIWVVLTAAMILLMEGGFALLEAGFVRHKNNVNIIMKIFADITIGTLCFYLIGFGLMWGKDAAGIIGSNGFLIGGDLSQLDLTISTDTFWLFQAAFVIAVISIVSGAVAERINFRAYLLYAVMMTAIIYPIAGHWIWGGGWLGKLGMLDFAGSAVIHGLGGFAALAAAIFIGPRKGKFLPEGSSKIALPSNLPLASVGAFLLWFGWFGFNAGSTLSATDVRIGHIAIVTMLSAASGGAATLLYTLFRYKRSDAPSVINGSLAGLVGITAGCAFVSDGAAIFIGALAGLFMLFASDWLEAKGIDDPVGAFPVHAVSGMWGTVAVGLFAADDGLFNGGGWELLGIQILGLVVLCAWGFIVTWGGLKLIQLWIPVRSTEEEEEVGLDVSYHGMVAAYQEHEFIKYDDHFEAAEEDNKGS from the coding sequence GTGAATATTCAAGAACTGAGTACTGGTTTAGATACGATTTGGGTTGTACTTACTGCTGCGATGATCCTGCTGATGGAAGGCGGGTTTGCCCTCTTGGAAGCAGGGTTTGTCAGACATAAAAATAATGTAAATATCATAATGAAGATATTTGCAGATATTACGATTGGAACTCTCTGTTTTTATTTAATTGGATTCGGTCTGATGTGGGGCAAAGATGCAGCTGGAATCATCGGCTCCAATGGTTTTTTGATCGGTGGGGATTTATCTCAGCTTGACCTGACTATTTCCACGGATACGTTCTGGTTATTTCAAGCAGCATTTGTTATCGCGGTCATCTCGATAGTTTCAGGAGCTGTTGCGGAACGGATTAATTTTAGAGCCTATCTCCTCTATGCCGTTATGATGACCGCCATTATCTATCCGATTGCCGGACACTGGATTTGGGGAGGCGGATGGCTTGGAAAGCTGGGAATGCTTGATTTTGCTGGGTCAGCCGTCATTCACGGCCTTGGAGGCTTCGCTGCCCTGGCAGCAGCCATTTTTATTGGACCGCGCAAAGGAAAGTTTCTCCCAGAAGGGTCAAGCAAAATTGCTCTGCCTAGTAATCTTCCTTTAGCCTCTGTAGGAGCATTCCTTCTTTGGTTTGGGTGGTTTGGCTTTAATGCAGGTAGTACTTTGAGTGCCACAGACGTAAGGATCGGACATATCGCAATTGTTACTATGCTTTCAGCCGCTTCTGGCGGCGCAGCTACCCTGCTCTATACTCTATTTCGCTATAAACGGTCGGATGCTCCCTCTGTCATTAATGGTTCATTAGCAGGCTTAGTAGGGATTACTGCAGGATGTGCTTTCGTCAGCGATGGTGCAGCTATTTTTATAGGTGCTCTCGCAGGGCTGTTCATGTTGTTTGCAAGCGACTGGCTGGAGGCAAAAGGAATCGATGACCCTGTCGGTGCTTTTCCCGTTCATGCGGTATCTGGCATGTGGGGAACTGTTGCTGTTGGGTTATTTGCAGCAGATGACGGGCTCTTTAATGGCGGCGGCTGGGAACTGCTCGGCATTCAAATACTCGGTTTAGTTGTTCTATGTGCTTGGGGATTTATAGTAACGTGGGGGGGTCTTAAACTGATTCAGTTGTGGATACCTGTCAGATCAACCGAAGAAGAAGAGGAAGTTGGGCTGGATGTAAGTTACCACGGTATGGTTGCCGCCTACCAGGAACACGAATTCATTAAATACGACGACCATTTTGAAGCTGCAGAAGAAGACAACAAAGGATCATAG
- a CDS encoding undecaprenyl-diphosphate phosphatase, protein MQWGIVAAVIISFVEALTEFAPVSSTGHMIIVNDLILHTERMLTEPVSNTFLIVVQLGSVLAVVVVFKQRFKQILQVTKKNNKREHTFSLNTLFIGIFPAIVTGFLVQYWVDTYLFSIHSVILALIAGSVLMIIADTCKPLHAGVKSVDQITYKQAFIIGLFQSVALWPGFSRSGATISGGVLLGLSHRAAADFTFIMAVPIMAGASGLSLLKNLDLFTLNVLPFFAFGFVGAFVFSLLVIRFFLNLINTIKLFPFAIYRILLAGVLLVWI, encoded by the coding sequence ATGCAATGGGGAATTGTGGCTGCAGTTATCATAAGCTTTGTGGAAGCCTTAACTGAGTTTGCGCCTGTTTCTTCAACTGGACACATGATTATTGTGAACGACTTAATTCTTCATACCGAACGTATGCTGACGGAGCCTGTTTCAAATACGTTTCTAATTGTCGTTCAGCTTGGTTCTGTTCTAGCTGTCGTTGTAGTCTTCAAACAGCGATTCAAACAAATTCTTCAAGTCACAAAGAAGAATAATAAAAGGGAGCACACATTTAGTCTTAACACCCTTTTCATTGGCATTTTCCCTGCGATTGTAACAGGCTTCCTTGTACAATATTGGGTGGACACGTATTTATTCTCGATCCATTCGGTGATCTTAGCTTTAATAGCGGGATCGGTTCTTATGATCATTGCAGATACGTGTAAGCCGCTTCACGCTGGAGTGAAAAGTGTGGATCAAATCACTTATAAACAAGCTTTTATTATCGGTCTATTTCAAAGTGTGGCTTTATGGCCGGGCTTTTCCCGATCTGGAGCAACGATTTCTGGAGGGGTATTATTGGGGTTAAGTCACCGGGCGGCGGCTGACTTTACGTTTATTATGGCTGTACCAATTATGGCGGGGGCCAGCGGACTTTCCTTACTTAAAAATTTGGATTTGTTCACGTTGAATGTACTTCCTTTTTTTGCGTTTGGATTTGTGGGAGCATTCGTTTTTTCACTTCTGGTTATTCGGTTTTTTTTGAATTTAATTAACACCATCAAGCTCTTTCCATTTGCTATTTACCGGATATTACTTGCGGGTGTGTTACTCGTTTGGATATAA
- the thrS gene encoding threonine--tRNA ligase, producing the protein MEKEKIIVQFPNGAERKYPKGVALEEIAESISPSLKKKSVAGEVNGKLYDMKQTISSNVFIELVDLQSNSGLEVMRHTAAHILAQAVRRIFGKVNLGVGPVIENGFYYDMELGQKLSISDLHTIEKEMRKIISENLEIRREEISREEARILFQADPYKLELLEDIPVGEKISIYRQGEFVDLCRGPHLPSTGLVQAFKLTQVSGAYWRGDSSNQMLQRIYGAAFPNKEELKEYFHFLEEAEKRNHRKLGKELELFMFSEEAPGMPFYLPNGQVIRNELEAYLRKLQESYGYQEVRTPVMMNQRLWEQSGHWEHYKENMYFSEVDEQRFAIKPMNCPGHMLIFKNKLHSYRDLPVRMAEFGQVHRHEFSGALNGLLRVRTFCQDDAHIYVTAAQIEQEVSTALKLIDDVYQTFGFSYEVELSTRPEKRMGEEKLWDEAEAALKNVLHDLNYHYRINEGDGAFYGPKIDIHIKDALKRSHQCATVQLDFQMPEKFDLSYIDEHGEKVRPVVIHRAVFGSIDRFLGILIEHFAGAFPSWLAPVQAKLIPVSNTAHMDYMEKLLAELKQAGIRAELDSREEKLGYKIRDAQKRKVPFILIAGDQEISSQTINVRRYGSEGSTETSFEKFIHFLKESIDNRSLVK; encoded by the coding sequence ATGGAAAAGGAAAAAATTATTGTCCAGTTTCCGAATGGAGCGGAAAGAAAGTATCCTAAAGGGGTCGCTTTGGAAGAAATTGCGGAGTCCATTAGCCCAAGTTTAAAAAAGAAATCTGTCGCAGGGGAAGTGAACGGGAAGTTATACGATATGAAACAAACGATTTCTTCGAATGTTTTCATCGAACTTGTAGATTTGCAAAGTAATTCAGGCTTAGAGGTAATGAGACATACAGCCGCACATATCCTGGCTCAGGCAGTAAGGAGAATTTTTGGAAAAGTTAACTTAGGCGTCGGGCCGGTCATTGAAAATGGATTTTATTATGACATGGAGCTGGGACAGAAATTGTCCATTAGTGATTTACACACGATTGAAAAGGAAATGAGAAAGATTATTTCTGAAAATCTTGAAATTCGTCGTGAAGAAATCTCTCGTGAAGAGGCGCGGATTCTTTTTCAAGCCGACCCTTACAAGCTGGAATTGTTAGAGGATATCCCGGTTGGAGAAAAGATCAGTATATACAGACAAGGGGAGTTTGTGGATTTGTGCCGAGGTCCCCATCTTCCCTCTACCGGCCTCGTTCAAGCCTTCAAGCTTACACAAGTGTCCGGCGCTTATTGGCGGGGGGACAGCAGTAATCAAATGCTTCAACGAATATATGGAGCAGCTTTTCCGAATAAGGAAGAACTGAAGGAATATTTTCATTTTCTTGAGGAAGCAGAGAAACGAAATCATCGTAAACTTGGGAAAGAGTTGGAGTTATTTATGTTTTCAGAAGAGGCTCCAGGCATGCCTTTTTATTTACCTAATGGTCAAGTGATTCGTAACGAGCTTGAAGCTTACTTGAGAAAGCTTCAGGAATCATACGGATATCAAGAAGTCCGTACGCCGGTCATGATGAATCAGCGTTTATGGGAACAGTCAGGACATTGGGAACACTATAAGGAAAATATGTACTTTTCTGAAGTAGATGAGCAAAGATTTGCAATCAAGCCAATGAATTGCCCCGGCCATATGCTGATTTTTAAAAATAAGCTTCATTCATATCGTGATCTGCCGGTGAGGATGGCGGAGTTCGGTCAAGTTCACCGCCATGAATTCAGCGGGGCTTTAAACGGCTTGCTCAGAGTCCGGACATTCTGCCAGGACGATGCCCATATTTACGTCACTGCCGCTCAAATTGAGCAGGAAGTATCTACAGCATTAAAGCTTATTGATGACGTATATCAAACATTCGGATTTTCCTATGAAGTCGAATTATCTACAAGACCTGAGAAGCGGATGGGAGAAGAAAAATTGTGGGACGAAGCTGAAGCCGCTTTGAAGAACGTTCTGCATGATTTGAATTATCATTACAGAATAAATGAAGGGGATGGTGCTTTCTACGGTCCGAAAATTGATATTCACATTAAAGATGCCCTTAAACGAAGCCATCAGTGTGCAACCGTTCAGCTGGATTTCCAAATGCCGGAAAAATTTGATCTCTCTTATATTGATGAGCATGGGGAGAAAGTGCGTCCTGTAGTGATTCACCGAGCCGTTTTCGGTTCTATTGATCGTTTTCTAGGGATTTTAATTGAACACTTTGCTGGTGCATTTCCAAGCTGGCTTGCCCCGGTTCAGGCAAAGCTTATTCCTGTTTCCAACACAGCTCATATGGATTACATGGAAAAATTGCTTGCAGAGCTTAAACAAGCAGGAATACGGGCAGAGCTTGACAGCAGGGAGGAGAAACTCGGGTATAAAATACGAGACGCTCAGAAGAGAAAAGTACCTTTTATTCTAATTGCCGGAGACCAGGAAATAAGCAGCCAAACAATTAATGTGAGAAGGTATGGTTCAGAAGGTTCAACGGAGACATCTTTTGAAAAGTTTATTCATTTTCTTAAGGAAAGCATTGACAATCGGAGCCTTGTTAAATAG
- a CDS encoding glycoside hydrolase family 3 N-terminal domain-containing protein has product MRVTKLFSICIMILLLIMSQSAAVFASTNQEPQKSNPSSDYMNPDLPIPDRVRSLLSQMTLEEKVGQMTQINVTRLMGDGAWDQGDLNEATLKKVLVDNHAGSILSGGGASPIPNNAEEWAKMTNKVQKYAIEHTRLHIPIIYGVDAVHGHNNVMGATIFPHNIGMGATWDTELAKKTAASTSKAVEATGINWNFAPVLDVARDIRWGRYYEAYSEDPLLVTELGNAAIQGIQQDEEKGTLQMAASAKHFLGYSASETGHDRTPADISTRTLRNTFLPPFKRAVKNDVATIMVNSSSVNGIPVHSSHYLLTDLLRKQLGYKGVVVSDWQDIQYLVDEYHIADTYKEAIKISINAGVDMSMVPIEAEPFTSNLIDLVKEGKVSEKRINEAVSRILTLKFKLGLFEEPYVDASQAIEKVNNQDRDLAYQAAAESLTLLKNENQTLPLDKNIDSLYVTGPSANSVENQMGGWTIGWQGIPENSDELPPAVTVLEGIKKTVSSNTRVTFDEGKDLQKARQSAENADAVVIVVGEKPYAEGEGDTETGQLPEAQQELFQAVQKSGTPVIVVTVAGRPLIMNDIVKNTNAFLMAYLPGTEGGSAIADTLFGNYNPSGELAVSWPKRIGDVPMNYMQYPGPNGGESSDYDPLFAFGAGLSYTTFDYSNLNVSDHVNKEGNVKVQVDVTNSGSRAGEEVVQAYTDNAADYVLTPPKKLQGFKRVSLDPGETKTVQLDFPASQLSVITGDVLGNSERFVYPGEYTLMSGDQTAAFTVDPEKDEPQINKRLAGKDRYQTAIEISQEGWDKAENVIIARGDNFADALSGSPLAYKLDAPILLTKTDRLLPEVKEEIKRLGAEHAIVLGGPNAVSSYAEYQVEGLGVNVDRVKGKDRYGTAAHIAARLDGHPDKAIVANGNKFPDALSAAPYAAKHGFPILLTKSNKLPKSTKEALQEVPKTVVVGGDSVVNGDVFSQLPEAERYNGKNRYETSAVIAQELESSADAAFVSTGSKFADALTGSVLAAKRNGVSLLVEENQVPKEVKKAYQNLNIEHLYILGGPNAVSERVRQELWQD; this is encoded by the coding sequence ATGCGCGTGACTAAATTATTTAGCATCTGCATCATGATCTTGCTCCTAATTATGAGTCAAAGTGCAGCTGTTTTTGCAAGTACCAATCAGGAACCACAGAAAAGTAATCCATCGTCTGATTACATGAATCCGGATCTCCCTATTCCCGATCGTGTTAGATCATTGCTCAGCCAAATGACATTGGAAGAAAAAGTTGGGCAGATGACACAAATAAACGTGACTAGACTTATGGGGGATGGTGCCTGGGATCAGGGGGATTTGAACGAGGCTACTTTAAAAAAGGTGCTCGTCGATAACCATGCTGGTTCAATCTTGAGTGGAGGTGGTGCTTCTCCTATTCCAAATAATGCAGAGGAATGGGCCAAGATGACAAATAAGGTACAGAAGTATGCCATTGAACACACTCGTCTGCATATCCCGATTATTTATGGTGTGGATGCCGTCCATGGCCACAATAACGTAATGGGAGCGACGATTTTTCCTCACAATATTGGCATGGGTGCGACCTGGGACACGGAGCTTGCTAAGAAAACTGCAGCCTCTACTTCTAAAGCAGTGGAAGCTACCGGTATCAATTGGAACTTTGCCCCTGTGCTTGATGTAGCCAGAGACATCCGATGGGGAAGGTATTATGAAGCGTACAGCGAGGATCCATTGCTTGTTACCGAATTAGGCAATGCTGCCATTCAAGGCATTCAGCAGGATGAAGAGAAAGGTACACTCCAAATGGCTGCTTCCGCTAAGCACTTCTTAGGGTATTCAGCTTCGGAGACAGGTCATGACCGTACTCCTGCTGATATTTCCACTCGAACATTGAGAAATACGTTTTTGCCACCTTTTAAAAGGGCGGTGAAAAATGATGTTGCTACGATCATGGTCAACAGTTCATCTGTGAATGGGATTCCAGTTCATTCTTCTCATTATTTACTTACAGATCTTCTTAGAAAGCAATTAGGATATAAAGGTGTAGTAGTGTCTGATTGGCAGGATATTCAATACCTTGTAGACGAATATCACATCGCAGACACTTACAAAGAAGCGATTAAAATAAGCATTAATGCAGGAGTAGACATGTCTATGGTGCCTATAGAAGCCGAGCCATTTACTTCTAATCTTATTGACCTTGTAAAAGAAGGAAAGGTTTCAGAAAAGAGGATCAATGAGGCTGTCAGCCGGATCCTAACGCTTAAATTCAAATTAGGCTTGTTTGAAGAGCCATACGTGGATGCAAGCCAAGCGATAGAAAAAGTGAATAACCAGGACAGGGATCTAGCTTATCAGGCGGCTGCTGAAAGCCTCACTTTGCTGAAAAATGAGAATCAAACACTGCCTCTCGATAAAAACATCGATTCACTGTATGTAACAGGTCCGAGTGCGAATAGTGTAGAAAACCAGATGGGCGGCTGGACGATAGGCTGGCAGGGCATTCCTGAGAATAGTGATGAACTCCCGCCGGCAGTAACTGTACTCGAAGGAATTAAAAAAACAGTCTCCTCTAATACGAGGGTTACCTTTGATGAAGGAAAGGATCTTCAGAAAGCCCGGCAGTCTGCTGAAAATGCTGATGCAGTTGTTATAGTAGTTGGCGAAAAGCCCTATGCTGAGGGAGAAGGAGATACGGAAACAGGACAACTTCCTGAAGCTCAGCAGGAATTATTTCAAGCCGTTCAAAAAAGCGGAACACCTGTGATTGTCGTGACAGTGGCGGGAAGACCTTTAATTATGAATGACATCGTGAAAAATACGAATGCTTTTTTGATGGCCTATCTGCCTGGTACAGAAGGAGGCAGTGCGATTGCTGATACGCTGTTTGGAAATTACAATCCCAGTGGAGAATTAGCCGTCTCCTGGCCTAAAAGGATTGGGGATGTCCCTATGAATTATATGCAGTACCCAGGTCCTAATGGAGGGGAAAGCAGTGATTATGATCCATTGTTTGCCTTTGGAGCTGGACTAAGCTATACGACGTTCGATTACAGCAACTTGAACGTTTCAGACCATGTTAATAAAGAGGGCAACGTGAAGGTTCAAGTCGACGTAACGAATAGTGGAAGTCGTGCTGGAGAAGAGGTTGTCCAAGCTTACACTGATAACGCAGCTGATTATGTGCTGACTCCTCCAAAAAAATTACAAGGATTTAAGCGTGTTTCTCTTGATCCTGGTGAAACCAAAACCGTTCAGCTTGATTTCCCTGCCTCACAATTATCTGTCATTACGGGGGATGTATTAGGTAACAGTGAGCGGTTTGTATATCCTGGGGAATATACCTTAATGAGTGGCGATCAAACTGCGGCATTCACCGTCGATCCGGAAAAAGATGAACCCCAAATTAACAAGCGGCTAGCCGGTAAAGACCGCTATCAAACAGCGATAGAAATTTCACAAGAAGGATGGGACAAAGCGGAAAACGTAATCATTGCTCGTGGTGATAACTTTGCTGATGCCCTTTCCGGTTCTCCGCTCGCCTATAAATTGGATGCACCAATTTTATTAACAAAAACTGACCGTCTGCTGCCTGAAGTAAAAGAAGAAATCAAGAGGTTGGGTGCAGAGCACGCGATTGTTCTGGGAGGTCCTAATGCGGTTTCTTCGTACGCAGAATATCAAGTTGAAGGATTGGGAGTTAACGTAGACCGTGTGAAAGGAAAAGACCGTTATGGGACTGCTGCCCATATTGCGGCCCGTCTTGATGGTCATCCTGATAAAGCGATTGTAGCAAATGGAAATAAGTTTCCAGATGCGCTCTCCGCTGCTCCATATGCTGCTAAGCATGGATTTCCAATCTTGTTGACGAAAAGTAACAAACTTCCAAAATCAACGAAGGAAGCACTTCAGGAAGTACCTAAAACAGTGGTTGTTGGAGGAGATTCCGTTGTCAATGGTGATGTGTTCAGCCAATTACCTGAGGCTGAACGTTATAATGGAAAGAATCGCTATGAAACCTCAGCTGTAATTGCTCAGGAATTAGAATCTTCAGCTGACGCTGCATTTGTTTCTACAGGAAGTAAATTTGCAGATGCCTTAACCGGTTCAGTGTTAGCGGCAAAAAGAAATGGAGTGTCCTTACTAGTAGAAGAAAATCAAGTGCCCAAAGAGGTTAAGAAGGCGTACCAGAATTTAAATATCGAGCATTTGTATATTCTGGGTGGTCCGAATGCAGTGAGTGAGAGAGTAAGACAGGAATTGTGGCAGGATTAA
- a CDS encoding DinB family protein, whose translation MSEHVREMYEYHFWANQRILEHLASLSPRYYHQEIESVFPSVAKVLSHIYLTDCMWLSILNGEDMAEALESSRERGTQLEGIELEQLAEKYRLLGDEYLSFIQDQKDLEEIFVLNNPYTSIRETRISEIILHVVNHGTYHRGNISAMLHQMGEASVMTDYAFFWYEEEASSQQ comes from the coding sequence TTGTCTGAGCATGTAAGGGAGATGTATGAGTATCATTTTTGGGCTAATCAGCGAATTTTGGAACATTTAGCAAGTTTATCTCCTCGTTATTACCATCAGGAAATTGAAAGTGTTTTTCCTTCAGTCGCAAAGGTCTTGAGTCACATCTATCTGACAGATTGCATGTGGCTGAGCATCCTGAATGGAGAAGACATGGCTGAAGCTCTTGAATCCTCTCGTGAACGGGGGACCCAGTTAGAAGGGATAGAATTGGAGCAATTAGCTGAGAAGTACCGTTTATTAGGGGATGAATATCTTTCCTTTATCCAAGACCAAAAGGACTTAGAAGAGATATTTGTGCTGAATAATCCTTATACATCAATAAGGGAAACACGTATTTCAGAAATCATTCTCCATGTTGTGAATCACGGCACTTATCACAGGGGAAACATTTCAGCGATGCTGCATCAAATGGGAGAAGCCTCGGTGATGACAGATTACGCGTTCTTTTGGTATGAAGAGGAAGCTTCATCGCAGCAATAG
- a CDS encoding YitT family protein, translated as MKLIHKSATILFGSFLLSIGINFFLVPYELLDGGVIGLGLIINYLTGVQAGLIIIVLSLPIFIMAWIWDRSYFYNSLHGMLFSSFAIDLLAPLHTGFSLENYFSSLWSSITGGLFIGTGIGIMLRSKTSTGGTDLLAQFLAKLFRMNVGLVIFFIDIAVIGLGGILISSQSFALSAVTIIFVGIATSACTWNMGN; from the coding sequence ATGAAATTGATTCATAAGAGCGCGACTATATTATTTGGAAGCTTCTTACTATCCATTGGTATTAATTTTTTTCTCGTCCCTTATGAATTGCTGGATGGAGGAGTCATTGGTTTAGGGTTAATCATTAATTACTTAACTGGTGTACAAGCAGGCCTTATTATTATTGTGTTAAGTCTGCCGATTTTTATCATGGCTTGGATATGGGATAGAAGTTATTTCTATAACAGCCTTCACGGCATGTTGTTTTCTTCTTTTGCGATCGATCTTCTCGCACCTCTCCACACTGGATTTTCACTGGAAAATTATTTTTCCTCGCTATGGAGTTCTATTACAGGCGGTTTGTTTATAGGGACAGGAATAGGCATTATGCTTCGCAGTAAGACGAGTACTGGAGGTACAGACCTGCTTGCCCAGTTTCTTGCGAAGCTCTTTCGTATGAATGTTGGATTGGTTATTTTCTTTATTGATATAGCCGTCATAGGTTTGGGAGGAATATTAATTTCTTCTCAATCGTTTGCTTTGTCGGCGGTAACGATTATCTTCGTAGGAATTGCAACGAGCGCGTGTACTTGGAATATGGGGAACTAG
- a CDS encoding O-methyltransferase gives MNPLWKQVDEYYSDKLHAMDPVMASVLKANNEAGLPSIDVSPLQGKQLYLLAKLKGAKNILEIGTLGGFSTIWLARALPEDGRLVTLEFSEKHAAVAHENLRRAGVDQKVDILVGPALDTLPKLHDKGFSDFDFVFIDADKRNNPGYLQWSLDLVISGAVIVGDNVIRNGRVVEENSEDEGIKGIREFADLLAADTRIESTAVQTVGSKGYDGFVLAVVQK, from the coding sequence ATGAATCCATTGTGGAAACAGGTTGATGAGTATTACAGTGATAAATTACATGCTATGGATCCTGTGATGGCTTCTGTACTTAAGGCAAATAATGAAGCTGGTCTGCCTTCGATAGATGTTTCTCCTTTGCAGGGAAAACAGCTGTATTTGCTTGCAAAATTAAAAGGAGCGAAGAATATTTTAGAAATCGGAACACTCGGCGGCTTCAGTACGATTTGGCTGGCTAGAGCACTTCCTGAAGATGGTCGTCTAGTAACGCTTGAATTCAGCGAAAAACATGCAGCTGTGGCACACGAGAACTTAAGAAGAGCTGGAGTAGACCAGAAAGTAGACATCTTAGTGGGACCTGCCTTAGATACTTTACCTAAACTCCATGATAAAGGTTTTTCTGATTTTGATTTTGTGTTTATTGATGCCGATAAACGAAATAATCCGGGTTATCTACAATGGTCACTTGATCTTGTTATTTCTGGTGCCGTCATAGTGGGAGATAATGTCATTCGAAATGGACGAGTGGTTGAGGAAAATAGTGAAGATGAAGGAATTAAGGGAATCAGAGAATTCGCAGATCTTCTGGCTGCTGATACGCGGATCGAGTCTACTGCAGTGCAGACAGTCGGGAGCAAAGGATATGATGGATTTGTACTAGCTGTGGTTCAAAAGTAA
- a CDS encoding ATP-binding protein: MITEIDGKKLDFHQLIEHSLNPFIIIDKSTIKYANQACKTLVKVDSREEILNQSFKKFLHPDYHDISDERLKQVLTYKKDLEPVEIKIIDAYGQSIDVESKVGVFYFGTETMAQVILQDISDRKETDRVLMHSEKLSVIGELAAGIVHEIRNPLTIVKGFLELLDGEVSERGEEYVKVMLTEVKRIESIANELLYFSKPHEHQLHPHNLVPILENVNRLLENTASKKQVSLNLDANHKEIVINCDQDQIKQVFINIIKNAIEATPANGRVNITLTANSGAAVSISDTGCGLSKEQLNKLGTSFMTTKENGTGLGLMVSYNIIKNHKGEINVDSVEGEGTTFVIELPKEEN; the protein is encoded by the coding sequence ATGATCACAGAAATTGATGGAAAAAAGTTGGATTTCCACCAATTGATCGAGCATTCTTTAAACCCATTTATCATTATTGATAAATCAACGATAAAATACGCTAATCAAGCCTGCAAGACTTTAGTGAAAGTGGATAGCCGTGAAGAAATTTTAAACCAGAGCTTTAAAAAATTTCTCCATCCCGATTACCATGACATTAGTGATGAACGTTTAAAACAGGTTCTTACATATAAGAAAGATCTTGAGCCTGTAGAGATAAAAATCATAGATGCGTATGGTCAATCCATAGATGTTGAATCCAAAGTCGGGGTATTTTATTTTGGAACGGAAACGATGGCTCAAGTTATCCTTCAGGATATTTCGGACAGGAAAGAAACGGACAGAGTATTGATGCATTCAGAAAAGTTATCCGTTATAGGGGAACTTGCAGCAGGGATCGTCCATGAAATACGTAACCCACTTACGATTGTTAAAGGTTTTCTGGAATTATTGGATGGAGAAGTTTCAGAGAGGGGAGAAGAATATGTTAAGGTAATGCTCACAGAAGTCAAACGGATTGAATCGATTGCAAATGAGCTTCTTTATTTTTCCAAGCCTCATGAACATCAACTGCACCCTCACAATCTAGTTCCAATTCTGGAAAATGTAAACCGATTATTAGAAAATACAGCCTCAAAAAAGCAGGTATCTTTAAATCTTGATGCCAATCATAAAGAGATCGTAATTAATTGTGATCAAGATCAAATCAAGCAAGTGTTCATAAATATTATTAAAAATGCAATAGAAGCTACGCCGGCAAACGGAAGGGTCAACATTACTTTAACAGCGAATTCCGGTGCTGCCGTGAGTATTAGTGATACGGGATGCGGCCTTTCGAAAGAACAACTGAATAAGCTGGGAACTTCTTTTATGACTACGAAAGAAAATGGTACCGGTTTAGGGTTAATGGTCTCCTATAATATTATTAAAAATCATAAAGGGGAAATTAATGTCGACAGTGTGGAAGGGGAAGGGACTACTTTCGTAATCGAGCTTCCTAAAGAGGAAAACTAG